ATACTCATTTTATCCTCAAATTCGAATTCTTTACCACTAAAAAAAATCAAAGCCTGCTCAATATCACTGAAACTATAGGGTTTTATTATATAATTTGTAAAGTACTGGCTAAGTAATTTTAAGTCTTCACTCATAACAGATGCGGTTAGCGCAATAAGAGGTAATTTTTTATTTGTTTTTTGTATATGTTTTACAATATCAATTGAATTATTATTACCAAGGTTCGTATCCAGAAAAATCATATCAACAGACTTATTTTGTAAATAATTTAAAAGTTCATCTTCTTTGTTAAATATTTCATATTTTATTTTCTTAGAATTTAAATAAGATTCAAGAATTGATTTTTCTTTATCTATTCTTTTGCCTATTAAAATGAAAAGTTCATTGTTCTTTTTGAGCGATTTTATTTCTTTAAGTTCAAAAACCTCTTTATTGAAAGCAAGAAAATTTTCTTTAGAAGATTCACATTTAATCACAAAAGAAAACTTACTTCCTTCATTTTTCATGGAATCGATTTTTAATTCACTTCCTAGGGCTATTATATTTTTATTTGCAATGGCTAGTCCTAAACCATTGCCTTCGTAATCATTGCTTTCTTGTGTTCTGATGTAATTCTCAAAGATTTTTTCTTGCATGGATTTTTCAATACCTACCCCTGTGTCAATAACTTCAAATAAAATACTGTTATCATCCTTTTTTTTACAATTAAAAACCACACTACCTTTGTGTGTGAATTTTATTGCATTTCCAACAATATTCAAAAGAATGTAGAAGAGTTTATTTTTGTCACTTTTTATAATAAAATCAGGCTGCAATTCATTATTAAGTACTATTTTAATATTTTTTGAAAGAGCAATAGATTCAAAGATAGAATATATATTAGTAATAAGTGTATTTAATTCAAAGTCACTAATGTTCAACTTTTTTAAGCCTACATTTTTACTAATATTAATTATTTCATTGATTAAATCTATCATATGTGTGCTTGCATCTAAAATTTTATCAATAAGCTCTTCTTGTTCATCATTTAAGAATTTATTTTTTGATAAAATTTGTGTATGACCATAAATTGAATTTAAGAGGGTTCTTACATCATGTGATATATTAGATATGAAAATATCTCGGGAATTGTCATTGGATTGTATTTTCATCTCTTTGATTATTGTAATAAGTTCTTTTTTTGTCAAGGTATTATAATCCATAATAAATCCTATAATCACTAAATAAATTAAGTCACAAGTTTAAAAGGTGAAGGGAATTTGATGAAACAAATTTCTTATCAATATTATATACTTTTTTATTATTTTTATCAACTATTGCATTTGCTAAAATTAACTTTTCATCAAATTTCAAATTTTTATTAATATATGTATTGTCATAAACAATAGAATTTGTTATTTCACAATGTGATTGAATAAAAACATTGGGGTTTAAAACAGTATTCGGACCTATTTTTGAGTTTTCACAAACTTTTACATTGTCCATAATAATGACGGGAGCAATAAGTTCGCATCCACTTTCAATTTCAACATTTTTTCCAATAAGAATTCCTTTCTCATTGTTATAACCCAGCAAAAAATATTTATCATTTAAATTCTTAAAAATAAGATTTGAAATATGAAAATAATCTTCAACAGAAGTCATTTCTTTTAAATGTAATACGTTTTTTTGTTTAAAAGTATTTATGTTAATATTTTTAAGGTGATTTTTTATATAAAATATTTTAAAACTTTTGTCTCTAAAGAGGGTGTTTTGGGATGAATTGAAAAAGGTATTGTCAATTAGATTGAAATTATTTTTTATAAAACCAAAATTTTCAATAATTATTAATTCTTCATCTTTGAAGATATCAAAGTTTCTTAAATATGATTTTTCACTGCTGTAACTTTTGATAAATGTTATCTCAAAATTGAGTGTATCTATGGTATTAAGCTTCTTCTTTAAATCCAAAGGATCATTACTAGCAATAAATACCTCTTTAATTCCAAGCTGATATAAAAAATCAAAATAATAAGCAAGCAGTATTTTCCCACATATTTTTAAAAATAGTATTTCATCTATAAAGTTTAAGGCATTTTCTTTATGCTCTTTGTTGCATACTTGTATTACTGCTCTCATTGTGTTTCTCCTTATTAAAACTATTTAAAGCTTCAACTTCATTTTTATAAATTTCAAATAAAGAGTCAACTCTTGTAATTTCAAAAACAATTTTAGGTTGATTTATTAGATTTATGAGCTTTATTTGCGTATTATTTTTCATTGTTATTTTTAAGCAGTTGATAATATAACTGAGTCCAGCAGAGTCAAGTAATTCTAGTTTCTCTAAATCAAATATATAATTTTTGCTGGTATCAACCTTTGAAATCACATCACTTTTTATGGCTTTAATTGTATCTGAAGTCAAACTGCCATTGAATCTCACTATTATAATATCTTGTTTGTTCTCATAGTTTATACTAAACATAATAACTCCTTCATTCTTTTATAAATTATAAACAAACAAATTGCAAGTACTTTGCAAATCAATAAGAACCTTTTGAAAAAAACACAGCAGGAATTGTTTTAAGTAAAAGAATAATATCGTATACAAAACCATGTTCTTTTATGTATTTTTTGTCCATAATCACCTGCTGTTTAAAAGGTATTTCACTTCGACCACTTACTTGCCAAATACAAGTAATTCCTGGTTTAATATCTAAACGTTTTCTGTCTTCTATACTATATTCTTCAACCTCACTTATAATTGGTGGTCGTGGCCCCACTAAACTCATCTCACCTCTTAATACATTGAATAATTGTGGCAGTTCATCAAGGCTTGTTTTTCTGATAAATTTCCCTACTTTTGTAATTCTTGGATCATCTTTCATTTTAAAAGTTATCCCATCTTTTGATTCATTTTTTTGTACTAATTGTGTTTTTAAAGCAGAGGCATGCATTATCATTGATCTAAATTTATACATTTTAAATATTTTTCCATTTTTTCCTACTCTGTTTTGACAAAAAAGAAAAGAGCCTTTAGATTCAATTCTAATAACAAGCCCAAGTACACAAAAGAGTGGTAAAAGTAGAAATAACATAAGACCAGAAACAACAATGTCCATTAATCTTTTGAAGAAAGAAGAACAATTTAATTTAAGTTTCCATAAGATATTTTTGTATTTATAATGAAATGTATGTGCGTCATAGTTTTTTAAATAACTCTCAATCAAAATATTTTTATTAGAACTCTTTTTATATTGATACACCCCATATAAAAATTGGGGGTTTCCTATAAGATACCTTTTCCACATTCTTTGTGGTTCTTGTAACATTCTATACGTCCACTCAAAACCAATTTCTCTTATAAAAAGAGGGGCTCTTTTTATAGATTTTGAATAAAAATCAAACAAACCTCCTACTCCCAAAAACAGCTTTGCATCAATTTTATTTTTGTATTTTTCAATAAAAGCTTCTTGCACAGAAGCTCCTAAAGCAACAAATAAAATATCCGCTTTTGATTGATTTATATCTCGTATTAATTGGGGAATATCTTGTTTTTGTACATAACCATGATGTACTCCCACAATTTGTAATGTTTTGTATTTTTTCAATAATTCGTCTTTTGCTCTTTGTGCAAGGCCTTTTTTAGCACCATAAAGATATATTTTATAATCTTGTTTTTGGGCCAGAGAACAAATATAAGGAAATAAGTCGGTTCCATTTAAATTTTCTTTTAAAGGATTATCTAAGATATTACAGGCAATATTAATACCGCTACCATCAGGCAATATATAATCACCTTTTTGCAAAATGTGTTTATAAACAGGATCCTTTTGACTTTTATTTAAACAATCCGCATTAACAAAATAGAGCGATTTTTTTTCTTTTTTGTCTACTGCATTTTTTATATTTTTTAATATCTCTATTCTTGTTAAATTATCAAATTCGATATCAAATAATTTTACTTTTGAACGGTAATTGATTATTTTTTTATAATATAAAAGAGAAATTAAGGATTTAATAAGTATTTTAAAATCGTAAAAGAAACTTCTATGTTTCAAATACTCTTTGTTACATTTGTATATTGAGGTATTAGGAATTTTATTATTTTTATGTACAAACCAAAGACTACACAGTCCAATTTTATTTTCATTTGTTTCATAAGAAGATTTTTCTTGACACTTAGCCAAGCCCACAAGTGAGATATCTCCTTTTAATATGTAATAAAACAAAGGAATATTTCTCGCAAATAGGGGCTCTGTATTATATACATAGAATTTTTCTTGTTTATTTATAATAATACTTCTAAAAACATCTTTTTTTAAAAACATTTTATTTTTTATGAGATAATAAAAGAACAATAAAAATCCAAAACTTAAGACGCATAAAGATAAGAGATATTCAAGACAACGTTTTTGAATACTGTAAAAATTTATTTTTTTCATAAAGTTTAATAATTTTTTTTGCATGACATCTCCAATCATATTGTTTCGCTCTTTGCAAACCCGCTTTTTTCATTTGTGTTTGCAATTTTTCATTGTAAAGAACCATCATTATTGTGTTTTTTATGTTTATTTCATCGTATTCGTCAAAGAAAAAACAAACATCTTTTCCTATTTCTATTAAAGATGAGTTTGAAGCACATGCAACAGGTACGTTCATTGCCATTGCTTCGATTAAAGGAATTCCAAATCCCTCGTAAAGGGAAGGGAAAACAAACAGTTTCGCACGTGAAAAAAGAAAAGGCATGTCTTCATTTTTTACAAAACCAAGAAATTTTATGTGTTTTTTATCTTTAGATTTATTTACGTATTCATGAATGAAATTGGCATTTCCACAATCACTTCCTACCAACACCAGGTCATAGGTATTCTTAAGTTCTAAAGGCAAATTTTCGTAGGCTTTTATAAGATTAATATGGTTTTTTCCTGGATGCTCAATTCTAGATATGTATAAAATATATTTAGAAGTAAGATTAAACTTTCTTGTTTTTGTTGTTTTATTTTTATCATATAATTTTTTGTCAAATCCATTTGGATTGACTATTATATTTTCCTCTTTTACTTTTAAATACTTCAACATATCACTTTTTGTATTATTGCTTACTGCAACAATTTTATCAATACCCCTTAAAAAAAGAGGAATAAAATGTTTTATATAGAACATTCTAAAACAATCGTATTTTTTCTTGATATAAAACTGTGATAAATCATGAAAACTAGCAATAGTATATAAAGGATAATATATCATGAGCCTTCTATTTGCTGCAGGTAAAAAAATGAAATCATATTTATTTGATATTAAAAAAGGCAAAATAATAAAATGAAATAATATATTTAAAGCTGTGTGTTTTAAGAGATCTGGATATACAATAAAATGGATATTTTTATGTGTTCTTGTATAGTTTTTTATATCACTTTTTAAAATAGCCAAATATATTTCATTGTTTAAGGCTAAATTGAACACGCAGTTTTCGATATAGTTTGAAATTCCAGATTTACCTTGATCAAAAACCAAAGCACTTACAAATATTTTATACATCTTAAATCCTTGTATTAATGAATACTACGATTGTTTTATGCAAATACATTGCATTATATTTTAAAAAAATCAAGGATCTTATATATTTACAAGATCCATCTTTGAAATATTTATTGATAATTCCCATATGTAGGTTCTTTATCTTTATTCTTTTTTCGTTTAATACCATTTTTATGTCCTAAATAATAGGCATAATGGTAAACCAAACGGAAAATCAATGTTTTAAAAAAACCAAATACATCAAAATATTTTAAATGAAAAATAAAATCATGAAAAATAGAAGTGAGATAATTTTTAATCACTGTAAAAACATTTAATTTTAAATCAAAAATATAGGCATCTGCTTCCCCCTCAACATATTTTCTATTAAACAGCTGCTTAAAATTATAATTGTGAGAATGCATTACTAAAGCCTCTTTTACATATTGAATGTGATATCCTTTTTCTTTGATATCTATTGCCCATTTTGTATCCTCAGAAGCCCAAGATTGGGTATAAAAAGGAACTTCTTTCCAAACCTCTCTTTTAATTGCAGCAAGAGGAAGAGAAAAGTGCATCCATTCTGGTTTTTCTCCCATAGGAAAAGAAACTTCATAATCTCTTCTAACCCATAACATTGCTTCAGGACGGCAAACTTGTCTTGCAAACACGGCATGTGTATTTTTGTTCACCAGCCCATCCAATAAAAGCTGTAAGGTATTAGGTAAAAGCATGATACAGTCTGAATTTAGAAAAACAACAACATCGTTATTGCATTTTTGTAAAACATAATTAATTACTTTTCCGGGATGATATTCTTGTGCTTTTATTTTTACAAGAGTATGTTTATATTTGGAACATTTTTCCAAGGTATCATCTTTTGAACCTGAATCAACAATGATCAAATCAAAATGCGTAAAGCTTTGTGAAAATAAAGCTTTTAAACTTTGATCTATTATTAATGAAGAATCTTTTGTTCTCATTATTATTGAAACGCGTTTATCAAACATGACTTACTCCTTTTTTATTCAATAGCTCGCTCATATGAATATTTTCACACGTAGAGATATATTCCAATATTTCATCCACTTTTTCAAACTTATCACACAAATACATTGTGATTGGATGGATAATGACATTTGATAAAAGCCCTTTTTGTTCATTTTCTTTTAATTGATTTAAAAGCATTTCGCTCCACTCCTCGATATAATAAGAATTGGGACCAAAATCATCACTCCAGTTATATCTTTTTTGCCAGGTTTTAATCCATTTAGGTGTTCGTTCTGC
The Campylobacteraceae bacterium genome window above contains:
- a CDS encoding response regulator produces the protein MDYNTLTKKELITIIKEMKIQSNDNSRDIFISNISHDVRTLLNSIYGHTQILSKNKFLNDEQEELIDKILDASTHMIDLINEIINISKNVGLKKLNISDFELNTLITNIYSIFESIALSKNIKIVLNNELQPDFIIKSDKNKLFYILLNIVGNAIKFTHKGSVVFNCKKKDDNSILFEVIDTGVGIEKSMQEKIFENYIRTQESNDYEGNGLGLAIANKNIIALGSELKIDSMKNEGSKFSFVIKCESSKENFLAFNKEVFELKEIKSLKKNNELFILIGKRIDKEKSILESYLNSKKIKYEIFNKEDELLNYLQNKSVDMIFLDTNLGNNNSIDIVKHIQKTNKKLPLIALTASVMSEDLKLLSQYFTNYIIKPYSFSDIEQALIFFSGKEFEFEDKMSIRVANDFIVIEDEALKQDILKYAKLGQYKKLSQIMEKINNQKSKKVLKKYLNNYNFEEIINKIEADVL
- a CDS encoding STAS domain-containing protein, encoding MFSINYENKQDIIIVRFNGSLTSDTIKAIKSDVISKVDTSKNYIFDLEKLELLDSAGLSYIINCLKITMKNNTQIKLINLINQPKIVFEITRVDSLFEIYKNEVEALNSFNKEKHNESSNTSMQQRA
- a CDS encoding WecB/TagA/CpsF family glycosyltransferase, which translates into the protein MQKKLLNFMKKINFYSIQKRCLEYLLSLCVLSFGFLLFFYYLIKNKMFLKKDVFRSIIINKQEKFYVYNTEPLFARNIPLFYYILKGDISLVGLAKCQEKSSYETNENKIGLCSLWFVHKNNKIPNTSIYKCNKEYLKHRSFFYDFKILIKSLISLLYYKKIINYRSKVKLFDIEFDNLTRIEILKNIKNAVDKKEKKSLYFVNADCLNKSQKDPVYKHILQKGDYILPDGSGINIACNILDNPLKENLNGTDLFPYICSLAQKQDYKIYLYGAKKGLAQRAKDELLKKYKTLQIVGVHHGYVQKQDIPQLIRDINQSKADILFVALGASVQEAFIEKYKNKIDAKLFLGVGGLFDFYSKSIKRAPLFIREIGFEWTYRMLQEPQRMWKRYLIGNPQFLYGVYQYKKSSNKNILIESYLKNYDAHTFHYKYKNILWKLKLNCSSFFKRLMDIVVSGLMLFLLLPLFCVLGLVIRIESKGSFLFCQNRVGKNGKIFKMYKFRSMIMHASALKTQLVQKNESKDGITFKMKDDPRITKVGKFIRKTSLDELPQLFNVLRGEMSLVGPRPPIISEVEEYSIEDRKRLDIKPGITCIWQVSGRSEIPFKQQVIMDKKYIKEHGFVYDIILLLKTIPAVFFSKGSY
- a CDS encoding glycosyltransferase family 4 protein, with the translated sequence MYKIFVSALVFDQGKSGISNYIENCVFNLALNNEIYLAILKSDIKNYTRTHKNIHFIVYPDLLKHTALNILFHFIILPFLISNKYDFIFLPAANRRLMIYYPLYTIASFHDLSQFYIKKKYDCFRMFYIKHFIPLFLRGIDKIVAVSNNTKSDMLKYLKVKEENIIVNPNGFDKKLYDKNKTTKTRKFNLTSKYILYISRIEHPGKNHINLIKAYENLPLELKNTYDLVLVGSDCGNANFIHEYVNKSKDKKHIKFLGFVKNEDMPFLFSRAKLFVFPSLYEGFGIPLIEAMAMNVPVACASNSSLIEIGKDVCFFFDEYDEINIKNTIMMVLYNEKLQTQMKKAGLQRAKQYDWRCHAKKIIKLYEKNKFLQYSKTLS
- a CDS encoding glycosyltransferase family 2 protein is translated as MFDKRVSIIMRTKDSSLIIDQSLKALFSQSFTHFDLIIVDSGSKDDTLEKCSKYKHTLVKIKAQEYHPGKVINYVLQKCNNDVVVFLNSDCIMLLPNTLQLLLDGLVNKNTHAVFARQVCRPEAMLWVRRDYEVSFPMGEKPEWMHFSLPLAAIKREVWKEVPFYTQSWASEDTKWAIDIKEKGYHIQYVKEALVMHSHNYNFKQLFNRKYVEGEADAYIFDLKLNVFTVIKNYLTSIFHDFIFHLKYFDVFGFFKTLIFRLVYHYAYYLGHKNGIKRKKNKDKEPTYGNYQ